A single Tissierella sp. DNA region contains:
- a CDS encoding NlpC/P60 family protein, whose protein sequence is MINKLKKIKLALIITIIASTIIPPSTYTYMAIAENVVDTPSSWAKTEIEAAKEIAFVPENILGSYGSNITREEFSELAVQLFETIVGREISVEGESPFIDTQNPNIIKANKLGIVEGKGSGIFAPYENITREEVSLILYRTLQVAKPRYDYTNPNEYIFKDYDEISTWAIEAVSYLYGIEALSGVGDNRFDPKGHTSREEAIVISKRIYDKVKATDRASRSSLAVSRSSIRRLENGSISKLKNLISQELGKPYKYGAAGPNSYDCSGLTFYLFGKLGISIPRTSKTQINAGTYVAKKDLQYGDLVLFARNGKTINHVGIYVGDGKFVHSPQTGDVVKITTLASGYYANSYYTARRVIPQ, encoded by the coding sequence ATGATAAATAAACTGAAAAAGATTAAGTTAGCTTTAATAATTACAATTATTGCTAGTACCATAATTCCACCAAGTACATATACTTATATGGCAATAGCAGAAAATGTAGTGGATACTCCCAGTAGCTGGGCAAAGACAGAAATTGAGGCAGCTAAAGAAATTGCTTTTGTTCCCGAGAACATTCTGGGAAGTTATGGAAGCAATATTACAAGAGAAGAATTTAGTGAGCTAGCTGTACAATTATTTGAGACTATAGTTGGAAGAGAAATTTCAGTAGAAGGAGAAAGTCCCTTTATTGATACACAAAATCCAAATATTATAAAAGCTAATAAATTAGGAATAGTAGAGGGAAAGGGAAGTGGAATATTTGCTCCTTATGAGAATATAACTCGAGAGGAAGTTAGTTTAATTCTATATCGTACATTGCAAGTAGCCAAGCCAAGATATGATTATACAAATCCTAATGAGTATATATTTAAAGATTATGATGAAATTTCCACATGGGCAATAGAAGCTGTGAGTTACTTATATGGCATAGAAGCTTTAAGTGGAGTTGGAGATAATAGATTTGATCCTAAGGGACATACTTCAAGAGAAGAGGCCATTGTTATTTCCAAAAGAATATATGATAAGGTAAAAGCAACTGACAGAGCCTCAAGAAGTTCTTTAGCTGTATCAAGAAGTAGCATAAGACGACTAGAGAACGGATCAATATCAAAATTAAAGAATCTAATATCTCAAGAATTAGGCAAGCCCTATAAATATGGTGCGGCAGGGCCCAATAGCTATGACTGCTCTGGACTGACATTTTACTTATTTGGTAAACTAGGTATAAGCATACCAAGAACATCAAAGACCCAGATTAATGCAGGAACTTATGTAGCTAAAAAGGATTTGCAATATGGTGATTTAGTATTATTTGCAAGAAATGGTAAAACTATAAATCATGTAGGGATATATGTAGGAGATGGAAAATTTGTACATTCTCCTCAAACTGGAGATGTAGTAAAGATAACAACATTGGCATCAGGATATTATGCAAATAGCTACTATACAGCAAGAAGGGTTATTCCTCAATAA
- a CDS encoding cupin domain-containing protein: MNNIYEQYKAYNNNSSIYDPHIGYPQPCCNRPPIQHPGCWEQCIDLSDHGPNPYVVNIEEATRQNYTFRTALWTGEYLQLTVMSINPRDDVGLELHSDHDQFLRIEEGQGLVLMGDSRDNLYFQERVSDGYVIFVPAGKWHNLINIGCVPLKLYSIYAPPQHPHGTVHRTKEDAEGHSVY; the protein is encoded by the coding sequence ATGAATAATATTTATGAGCAATATAAGGCATATAACAATAATTCTTCAATATATGATCCTCACATAGGATATCCCCAACCTTGTTGTAATAGACCACCAATACAACACCCAGGCTGTTGGGAGCAATGTATCGACTTAAGTGACCATGGACCAAATCCTTATGTAGTTAATATCGAAGAAGCTACTCGTCAAAACTATACTTTTCGAACTGCTTTATGGACAGGAGAATATTTGCAACTCACTGTGATGAGCATCAACCCTAGAGATGATGTAGGTTTAGAGCTTCATAGTGATCATGATCAGTTTTTACGAATCGAAGAAGGCCAAGGGTTGGTCTTGATGGGAGATAGTAGAGATAATTTATATTTCCAAGAAAGGGTTTCTGATGGTTATGTAATATTTGTACCTGCTGGCAAATGGCATAATCTAATTAATATTGGCTGTGTACCCCTTAAATTATATTCTATTTATGCACCTCCTCAACATCCACATGGCACTGTTCATAGAACTAAAGAGGATGCAGAAGGACATAGTGTATATTAA
- the fabG gene encoding 3-oxoacyl-ACP reductase FabG — protein MRLLNKVAIITGGGRGIGEATAKKFVQEGAKVVVADINPNDIEETVNEILSSGGEATGIIVDVTNQESVNKMVEETVKKYGRLDIIVNNAGITMDSTLLKMTEDQWDKVIDVNLKGVYFCGQAAAKVMVEQGGGVILNASSVVGIHGNFGQTNYAATKWGVIGMTKTWAKELGKKGVRSNAVAPGFIATPMVKKMPENVIDMMKSKAPLQRLGEPEDIANAYAFLASDEAKFITGAVLEVTGGVVI, from the coding sequence ATGAGATTATTAAACAAAGTAGCAATTATTACAGGTGGGGGAAGAGGTATTGGAGAGGCAACAGCAAAGAAATTTGTTCAAGAGGGTGCCAAGGTTGTTGTAGCAGATATTAATCCAAATGATATTGAAGAAACTGTGAATGAAATACTGTCAAGTGGCGGAGAGGCTACGGGGATTATAGTTGATGTAACAAATCAAGAAAGCGTAAACAAAATGGTAGAAGAGACAGTAAAAAAATATGGCAGATTAGATATTATTGTGAATAATGCTGGAATTACTATGGATTCTACTCTTCTAAAGATGACAGAAGATCAATGGGATAAGGTAATAGATGTAAATCTAAAGGGAGTATATTTTTGCGGTCAAGCAGCTGCTAAAGTAATGGTAGAACAAGGCGGTGGGGTAATACTTAATGCTTCATCAGTAGTAGGAATACATGGAAACTTTGGTCAAACTAACTATGCTGCTACAAAATGGGGAGTAATAGGAATGACTAAGACTTGGGCTAAGGAACTTGGGAAAAAGGGAGTTCGTTCAAATGCTGTAGCACCAGGATTTATTGCTACTCCAATGGTAAAGAAAATGCCAGAGAATGTTATAGATATGATGAAGAGTAAAGCTCCATTACAAAGATTAGGAGAGCCAGAAGACATTGCAAATGCTTATGCTTTCTTAGCATCAGATGAGGCGAAGTTTATTACAGGTGCAGTATTAGAAGTAACAGGCGGAGTAGTTATTTAA
- a CDS encoding sigma 54-interacting transcriptional regulator — MDNSKIDNQVYNQDIEDIQMDELIDEDIILTKYLASMMDRIFDPLPVPLIMLDKDSKIRMINQVFADFLGFPKSDIIGKLVLDVDKYSRFPYVFKTKKAEIAWKHTFENGHTAIVHRLPVLDKNGEIKYAIGMVLFEGIEQFKDIITKNKLLETELHLYKNQLKEMYGAKYSWNTIIGNSEKMSNAKFIGKRASSSISNVLILGESGTGKELFAHAIHNDSVRSFSPFVKINSAAIPSELLESELFGYEEGAFTGAKKGGKIGKFELANGGSIFLDEIGDMPMKMQAKLLRVLQEKEIERVGGNNIIKVDVRVIAATNKDLKKLINEGKFREDLYYRLNVMTIEIPPLRERYGDIEELVNLFLKKLSNQLGRYVTNISQNAMECLEGHGWPGNVRELENVLERAINLTDSDTILPVHLPVYLTQNKKIIMDGPVRPLKEIIEDTEKEAIIRCLEYTEGNKLKTAKLLDISRSTLYDRMEKYGIS, encoded by the coding sequence ATGGATAATAGCAAGATAGATAACCAAGTATATAATCAAGATATTGAAGATATTCAGATGGATGAACTAATAGATGAAGACATAATACTTACTAAGTATCTGGCTTCAATGATGGATAGGATATTTGACCCTCTTCCAGTACCATTAATTATGTTGGATAAGGATAGTAAGATTAGGATGATTAATCAAGTTTTTGCTGATTTCCTTGGATTTCCAAAATCTGATATAATTGGGAAGCTAGTCCTAGATGTAGATAAATACTCTAGGTTTCCATATGTATTTAAGACTAAAAAGGCTGAAATAGCTTGGAAGCATACATTTGAAAATGGTCATACTGCTATTGTACATAGGCTTCCAGTGCTTGATAAGAATGGTGAAATAAAATATGCTATAGGTATGGTCTTGTTTGAAGGAATTGAGCAATTTAAGGACATTATTACAAAAAATAAACTTCTTGAAACAGAATTACATTTATATAAAAACCAGCTAAAAGAAATGTATGGAGCTAAGTATTCATGGAATACCATTATTGGAAATAGTGAAAAGATGTCAAATGCAAAGTTTATAGGTAAAAGGGCATCTAGTTCTATCTCCAATGTTTTGATTTTAGGAGAAAGTGGTACTGGAAAAGAGTTGTTTGCCCACGCAATTCACAATGATAGTGTTAGAAGCTTTTCTCCATTTGTAAAAATAAATAGTGCAGCTATACCTTCTGAGTTGCTTGAATCTGAGCTTTTTGGATATGAAGAAGGTGCATTTACTGGGGCTAAAAAAGGTGGAAAGATAGGAAAATTTGAATTAGCCAATGGTGGAAGCATATTCTTGGATGAGATAGGCGATATGCCTATGAAAATGCAAGCTAAACTACTAAGAGTATTACAAGAAAAGGAAATTGAAAGGGTTGGAGGAAATAATATTATAAAGGTAGATGTTAGAGTTATTGCAGCTACTAATAAAGATTTAAAGAAACTAATCAATGAAGGTAAGTTTAGAGAAGATCTATATTACAGACTTAATGTCATGACCATTGAAATACCACCTTTGAGGGAGAGATATGGAGATATAGAAGAACTTGTGAACTTATTCCTCAAAAAGCTTTCAAATCAACTTGGTAGATATGTAACAAATATATCGCAAAATGCTATGGAATGTCTTGAGGGACATGGCTGGCCTGGAAATGTAAGGGAGTTAGAAAATGTATTAGAAAGAGCAATAAATCTGACAGATTCAGATACAATATTGCCAGTACATCTGCCAGTGTATTTAACACAAAATAAAAAGATAATAATGGATGGGCCTGTGAGACCTTTAAAAGAAATAATAGAAGATACGGAAAAAGAGGCTATTATAAGATGCTTAGAATACACTGAAGGTAATAAGTTAAAGACTGCTAAGCTATTAGATATCAGTCGATCAACTTTATATGATAGAATGGAGAAATATGGAATATCATAG
- a CDS encoding methyl-accepting chemotaxis protein — MGNILDCFVNVAPYINKLTNTDFAVSVCNLEKCLIYVPSDKQDHNIKSGDPHVKNSVAYESIITGQKVVRRVGSEIFGFPYIAIAIPIEDEEGNIIGSVTFTEAVDKQDLLLVLADNLHATMEQMVSITDVISDNSMKLKNVGEGLDTITSESMSKVEDTENILRFIKSISKKTNMLGLNAFIEAGRLGNEGQGFKVVAEEIRNLANSTEEYVKDADRIIDELRFSTNKITEKLDDLLNISSHQIEINNYITGLVKEINERAEKLRENARLLSE; from the coding sequence ATGGGAAATATACTAGATTGTTTTGTGAATGTGGCACCTTATATAAATAAGCTTACTAATACAGATTTTGCAGTTTCAGTATGTAACTTGGAAAAATGTTTAATATATGTTCCCAGTGATAAGCAAGATCACAATATTAAGTCTGGGGATCCTCATGTTAAGAATTCAGTTGCCTATGAGAGTATTATCACTGGTCAAAAGGTTGTGAGAAGAGTTGGTTCAGAAATCTTTGGATTTCCTTATATTGCAATTGCTATTCCAATTGAAGATGAGGAAGGAAACATCATTGGATCAGTGACATTTACAGAAGCCGTAGATAAACAGGACTTATTGCTTGTTCTAGCTGATAATCTTCATGCTACAATGGAACAGATGGTATCAATTACTGATGTAATCTCGGACAATTCCATGAAACTGAAGAATGTAGGAGAAGGTCTTGATACTATAACTAGTGAATCTATGAGTAAAGTAGAGGATACTGAAAATATACTTAGATTTATTAAATCTATCTCAAAGAAAACTAATATGTTAGGATTAAATGCATTTATAGAGGCTGGAAGGCTTGGAAATGAAGGGCAAGGATTTAAAGTAGTAGCAGAGGAAATTAGAAATCTGGCTAATAGTACTGAAGAATATGTGAAGGATGCAGACAGGATAATAGATGAATTAAGGTTTTCTACTAACAAGATTACTGAAAAGCTTGATGACCTTTTAAATATATCATCCCATCAAATTGAAATTAACAACTATATTACTGGATTAGTAAAGGAAATCAATGAAAGAGCGGAGAAACTAAGAGAGAATGCCCGACTATTGAGTGAATAA
- a CDS encoding alpha/beta hydrolase, producing MSNIVLNSIELSNGETMGYRKIGSGNKILVLVHGNMSTSKHWDTVMESMTDEYTTYAIDMRGFGTSTYNTPANSLRDFSEDLKLFVDVIGLKKFNLTGWSTGGGVAMYFAIDYPEYVEKLILVESVGIKGYPMFKKDANGQPILGEFLRTKEEIGADKVQVVPILSAYWNKDKPFLRMVWNSGIYLFGKPTEERYEEYLDAMLTQRNLVDIDYSLVHFNISDEHNGVVEGTGEVHKIKAPTLVIQGKNDLIVPMDMGIGIAEGIGKNARLELLDNGGHAPMTDDLDRFMNLILSFMD from the coding sequence ATGTCAAATATTGTGTTAAATTCAATTGAACTATCAAATGGAGAGACAATGGGATACAGAAAAATAGGTAGTGGCAATAAGATATTAGTTTTAGTTCATGGGAATATGTCAACATCAAAGCATTGGGATACAGTAATGGAAAGTATGACAGATGAATATACAACTTATGCCATAGATATGAGGGGCTTTGGAACATCAACCTACAATACTCCTGCAAATTCATTAAGAGATTTCTCTGAAGATTTAAAGCTCTTTGTGGATGTCATTGGACTAAAGAAGTTTAATTTAACTGGATGGTCTACAGGTGGTGGAGTAGCTATGTATTTTGCCATAGATTATCCTGAATATGTTGAAAAACTTATATTAGTAGAATCTGTAGGTATAAAAGGATATCCAATGTTCAAAAAAGATGCTAATGGTCAACCTATCCTGGGAGAATTCCTAAGAACTAAGGAAGAGATTGGGGCAGACAAGGTACAGGTAGTTCCCATATTAAGCGCATATTGGAATAAGGATAAGCCGTTTCTTAGAATGGTTTGGAACTCAGGAATATATTTATTTGGAAAACCAACGGAAGAACGATATGAAGAATATTTAGATGCTATGCTTACTCAAAGAAATTTAGTAGATATAGATTATTCCTTAGTTCATTTTAATATATCAGATGAACATAACGGAGTAGTGGAAGGGACAGGAGAGGTTCACAAGATTAAAGCTCCAACTTTAGTTATACAAGGTAAAAATGATTTAATAGTACCTATGGATATGGGTATAGGAATAGCTGAAGGAATAGGTAAAAATGCTAGATTAGAGCTATTAGATAATGGTGGTCATGCACCTATGACTGATGATTTAGATAGATTTATGAATCTAATATTGTCCTTTATGGATTAG
- a CDS encoding 3-oxoacyl-ACP synthase: MTSINVGIVGTGIYIPEGRMTAKEISLASKGIWAEEAVVEKLGIIEKSIPGQNDGTQEMGVKAGLDAIKRTGIDPKEIDLILCMGEEWKEYPLTTSGIYIQEKIGATNAWAIDLQQRCCTTVAAMKIAKDMMIADEDINTVMIVGGYRNGDFVDYADKNMSMMYNLSAGGGAIILKKNYDKNLLLGSHIMTDGSMARDAGVEFGGTEKPITSDNIDEAYKSLRLFDAKHMKDRLNEVSMDNWYRCIDRAFEKSGIQKEDLGYLAVLHFKYSQHKAMVESLGLTEDQSIYLSEYGHIGQVDQILSLHLALEQGKVKDGTVISMIAAGIGYAWAANVIKWGGQH; encoded by the coding sequence ATGACTAGTATAAATGTAGGAATTGTTGGAACTGGTATATATATTCCAGAGGGAAGAATGACTGCAAAGGAAATATCTTTGGCTTCGAAGGGAATATGGGCTGAGGAAGCAGTGGTAGAGAAACTTGGGATTATTGAAAAATCCATACCAGGACAAAATGATGGAACTCAAGAGATGGGAGTTAAGGCAGGACTTGATGCCATTAAAAGAACGGGAATTGATCCAAAGGAAATAGATTTGATTTTATGTATGGGGGAAGAGTGGAAGGAATATCCACTGACAACATCGGGAATTTATATACAAGAAAAAATTGGGGCTACAAATGCATGGGCAATAGATCTTCAACAAAGATGCTGTACAACTGTTGCTGCTATGAAAATAGCTAAGGATATGATGATCGCTGATGAGGACATAAACACTGTAATGATCGTAGGGGGATATAGAAACGGAGATTTTGTAGACTATGCAGACAAGAATATGTCAATGATGTATAACCTTTCTGCTGGTGGTGGAGCAATAATATTAAAGAAAAACTATGATAAGAATCTATTGTTAGGTTCTCATATAATGACTGATGGAAGTATGGCTAGGGATGCAGGAGTGGAATTTGGAGGAACTGAAAAGCCTATTACTTCTGACAATATTGATGAAGCATATAAATCCTTAAGGCTATTTGATGCAAAGCACATGAAAGATAGATTAAATGAAGTTTCTATGGATAATTGGTACCGTTGCATAGATAGAGCTTTTGAAAAGTCAGGAATTCAAAAGGAAGACCTAGGATATTTAGCAGTGCTTCATTTTAAATATTCACAACATAAAGCTATGGTTGAATCCCTTGGACTCACTGAAGACCAATCCATCTATCTTTCAGAGTATGGACATATAGGGCAGGTAGATCAAATACTTTCTCTTCATCTAGCATTGGAGCAGGGAAAAGTAAAGGATGGAACGGTAATATCTATGATAGCTGCAGGAATCGGATATGCATGGGCAGCTAATGTGATTAAATGGGGGGGACAACATTGA